Proteins from a single region of Campylobacter sputorum:
- a CDS encoding YfhL family 4Fe-4S dicluster ferredoxin, translated as MALMITNDCISCDACREECPDDAIFEDSPIYIIDPDRCSECIGDYAEPACIVVCPTECIILDPDNIETAEELRLKHEQSSEA; from the coding sequence ATGGCATTAATGATAACAAATGATTGTATAAGTTGCGATGCGTGTAGAGAAGAGTGTCCTGATGACGCTATTTTTGAAGATAGTCCTATTTATATCATAGATCCTGATAGGTGTAGTGAATGTATTGGTGATTATGCGGAACCTGCTTGCATAGTTGTATGTCCAACAGAGTGCATTATACTTGATCCTGATAATATAGAAACAGCAGAGGAACTTAGACTAAAACACGAACAATCAAGTGAAGCGTAA